One Mycolicibacterium goodii genomic region harbors:
- a CDS encoding WhiB family transcriptional regulator gives MTALMTNGIPLGVCTSDPERWTSTPDEQAKVICRECPRRWLCAREACELPRAEGLWAGIMVPESGRGRAFALKQLRSLAERHGYPVRKTKLIFPDAA, from the coding sequence ATGACCGCACTGATGACCAACGGAATTCCGCTCGGCGTGTGCACCAGCGACCCCGAGCGGTGGACGTCCACCCCGGACGAGCAGGCAAAGGTCATCTGCCGCGAATGCCCGCGCCGGTGGCTCTGTGCCCGAGAGGCGTGCGAGCTGCCCCGGGCCGAGGGCCTGTGGGCCGGCATCATGGTCCCCGAGAGTGGCCGCGGCCGGGCGTTCGCGCTCAAGCAGCTGCGTTCGCTGGCCGAGCGTCACGGCTACCCGGTGCGCAAGACCAAATTGATCTTCCCCGACGCCGCCTGA
- a CDS encoding DivIVA domain-containing protein → MSRVVSAEDVRTVEFARPPIGKRGYDKKSVDDFLQLVARRLEGRGHLCADDVRRIAFPKPPIFQRGYNENEVDALLDDVVATLEG, encoded by the coding sequence ATGAGCCGGGTCGTGAGCGCCGAGGACGTCCGCACTGTCGAGTTCGCGAGGCCGCCGATCGGCAAGCGTGGCTATGACAAGAAATCGGTCGACGACTTCCTGCAACTCGTGGCCCGCAGGCTGGAGGGCCGGGGTCACCTGTGTGCCGACGATGTCCGCAGGATCGCGTTCCCCAAACCGCCGATCTTTCAGCGGGGGTACAACGAGAACGAGGTGGACGCGCTGCTCGATGACGTGGTGGCCACGCTCGAGGGGTGA
- a CDS encoding pirin family protein, with protein MSNTDVAPPEVTCGPSGFTGVLHAREVPLGGPRAIAVRRTLPQRDRSLIGAWCFADHYGPQDLRSGPGMDVPPHPHTGLQTVSWLFAGEIEHRDSAGVHAMVRPGELNLMTAGAGICHSEVSTDATSILHGVQLWVALPDAARDTDRDFAHYAPTPLVIDSSTLRVFLGELGGSRSPVHTFTPLLGAQIDLPPGAELTLDVDASYEHGVLLDRGAVEVAGAPLAVADLAYQRPGCHELHLTNTGTVPARMILLGGPPFGEELVMWWNFVGRSHDDIATYRELWQAHDARFGAVDGYSGALSRLPAPPLPNGRLKPRPNPAG; from the coding sequence ATGAGCAACACCGACGTCGCACCCCCCGAGGTCACCTGCGGCCCTTCGGGGTTCACCGGCGTGCTGCATGCTCGGGAAGTTCCACTCGGTGGCCCCCGGGCGATCGCGGTGCGACGTACGTTGCCACAGCGGGACAGAAGCCTGATCGGTGCGTGGTGTTTCGCCGACCATTACGGCCCGCAGGATCTTCGCAGTGGCCCGGGAATGGATGTACCGCCACATCCCCACACCGGATTGCAGACCGTCAGTTGGCTTTTCGCCGGCGAGATCGAGCATCGCGACAGCGCCGGCGTGCATGCCATGGTGCGTCCCGGCGAGCTCAACCTCATGACCGCCGGCGCAGGCATCTGCCACTCCGAGGTGTCGACAGACGCGACGTCGATACTGCACGGCGTCCAGTTGTGGGTGGCCCTGCCGGATGCCGCGCGCGATACCGACCGCGACTTCGCCCACTACGCCCCCACTCCACTGGTCATCGACTCGTCGACACTGCGGGTCTTCCTCGGCGAGCTGGGTGGGTCACGCTCACCGGTGCACACGTTCACGCCGCTGCTCGGCGCGCAGATCGACCTTCCGCCTGGTGCTGAGCTCACCCTGGATGTCGACGCGTCCTACGAACACGGTGTGCTGCTCGACCGCGGCGCGGTCGAGGTCGCGGGCGCCCCGCTCGCAGTCGCCGATCTCGCCTACCAACGCCCCGGCTGCCACGAACTGCACCTCACCAACACCGGGACCGTCCCGGCGCGGATGATCCTGCTCGGCGGGCCCCCGTTCGGTGAGGAGCTCGTGATGTGGTGGAACTTCGTGGGCCGCAGTCACGACGACATCGCGACCTACCGCGAGCTGTGGCAAGCACACGACGCACGCTTCGGCGCCGTCGACGGTTATTCGGGCGCACTGTCGCGCCTGCCGGCCCCGCCCTTGCCCAACGGCAGGCTCAAACCACGGCCCAACCCTGCCGGTTGA
- a CDS encoding pyridoxamine 5'-phosphate oxidase family protein has protein sequence MGRNERAKIVMSDEEIAEFVERSRTATMATVLPNGRPHLVAMWYAVLDGEVWFETKAKSQKAVNLRRDPTVTVLIEDGHTYDTLRGVSIDGTAEIADDPETILRVGISVWERYTGPYTDDMRPYVDQMMNNRIAVRVVPGRIRSWDHRKLGLPEMPVAGSTAQYLNV, from the coding sequence GTGGGTAGGAACGAGCGCGCGAAAATCGTCATGTCCGATGAGGAGATCGCCGAGTTCGTCGAGCGGAGCCGCACGGCGACCATGGCCACCGTCCTACCGAACGGCAGGCCGCATCTGGTGGCGATGTGGTATGCGGTCCTCGACGGCGAGGTCTGGTTCGAGACGAAGGCCAAGTCGCAGAAGGCGGTCAACTTGCGGCGCGATCCGACGGTCACCGTGCTGATCGAGGACGGGCACACCTACGACACCCTGCGCGGCGTGTCGATCGACGGCACGGCCGAGATCGCCGATGATCCGGAAACCATTCTGCGCGTGGGCATCAGCGTATGGGAGCGGTACACGGGACCCTACACCGACGACATGCGGCCGTACGTCGACCAGATGATGAACAACCGCATCGCGGTGCGCGTCGTCCCCGGCCGCATCCGCAGCTGGGATCACCGCAAGCTGGGTCTGCCGGAGATGCCGGTGGCCGGCAGCACCGCGCAGTATCTGAACGTCTGA